In the genome of Aspergillus luchuensis IFO 4308 DNA, chromosome 2, nearly complete sequence, one region contains:
- a CDS encoding cytochrome P450 (COG:Q;~EggNog:ENOG410PU77;~InterPro:IPR002402,IPR002974,IPR036396,IPR017972, IPR001128;~PFAM:PF00067;~TransMembrane:1 (o6-27i);~go_function: GO:0004497 - monooxygenase activity [Evidence IEA];~go_function: GO:0005506 - iron ion binding [Evidence IEA];~go_function: GO:0016705 - oxidoreductase activity, acting on paired donors, with incorporation or reduction of molecular oxygen [Evidence IEA];~go_function: GO:0016712 - oxidoreductase activity, acting on paired donors, with incorporation or reduction of molecular oxygen, reduced flavin or flavoprotein as one donor, and incorporation of one atom of oxygen [Evidence IEA];~go_function: GO:0020037 - heme binding [Evidence IEA];~go_process: GO:0055114 - oxidation-reduction process [Evidence IEA]): protein MDFNKVDHPVFTIATVILFLWYTITYLQRKWTHRRIMKANNCQPPPFYPQKDPIFGLDILFEQIRYVRKHKLLERFSERFKLYGNTYTQRRLTHYVITREPENIKTILSLRFKDYGLAGRIDAMGPLLGHGIFTSDGEHWAQSRAMVRPNFAKEQVAHLDIFEELVNEMTTLIPTDGSTVDLQELFFELTIDSATEFLFGHSVHSLKKRLAGTRDSTEQDFAGAFNYAQKAIAMNLRLGKLKYLLRDRKAEESNRICHKLVEQFVDSALKVREQSSNQKASIEEDSHDAKGKKKYLFLHSLAQQTGDRRRIRDELMNILLAGRDTTASLLSNLFFMLAKNPRIWNKLREEVAFLEGRPPSYEQLRNLTYVKFCLNESLRLHPVVQANLRFANTDTVLPRGGGPDGKSPVFVPKGSIVAYHVYALHRREEFFGPDANDFRPERWAEIRPGWEYLPFNGGPRICVGQQYALTEAGYVTVRLAQKFSVLESRDPGPWVEEYALTVCSRNGTKVALR, encoded by the exons ATGGATTTCAACAAAGTTGACCATCCTGTTTTTACGATTGCGACTGtcattctctttctttggtATACCATAACCTACCTGCAACGAAAATGGACGCATCGTCGTATAATGAAAGCGAACAATTGTCAACCACCCCCATTTTATCCCCAGAAGGATCCTATCTTCGGCCTCGATATTCTATTTGAGCAAATCAGATATGTCAGGAAACACAAGCTTCTTGAGCGGTTCAGCGAGCGATTCAAGCTATATGGCAACACATATACACAACGACGATTGACCCATTACGTTATAACTCGCGAGCCGGAGAACATAAAGACAATTTTGTCCCTCCGGTTCAAGGATTATGGCTTGGCAGGCCGCATCGATGCGATGGGTCCGCTTTTGGGCCATGGCATCTTCACCAGCGACGGCGAGCACTGGGCGCAGTCGCGTGCCATGGTCCGTCCAAATTTCGCGAAAGAGCAAGTCGCGCACTTGGATATTTTTGAAGAACTCGTCAACGAAATGACCACCCTCATCCCAACCGATGGCAGTACGGTCGATCTACAGGAGTTATTCTTCGAGCTCACCATCGACTCTGCAACGGAATTCCTCTTCGGGCACAGCGTGCACAGCCTCAAGAAGCGACTGGCTGGGACCCGTGACAGTACAGAACAGGACTTTGCCGGAGCTTTCAATTATGCACAAAAGGCCATCGCAATGAACCTACGCCTTGGTAAGCTCAAATATCTCCTGCGCGACCGTAAAGCAGAAGAGTCCAATCGTATCTGCCATAAATTGGTGGAGCAATTCGTCGACAGTGCACTGAAAGTGCGAGAGCAGTCCAGCAACCAGAAGGCATCTATCGAAGAGGATAGTCACGAtgcaaagggaaagaaaaagtaccTTTTCCTGCATAGTCTGGCCCAGCAGACGGGCGACCGAAGACGTATCCGCGACGAGCTAATGAATATCCTCCTGGCCGGGCGAGATACCACGGCATCCCTGTTGAGCAACCTGTTCTTTATGCTAGCAAAGAACCCTCGCATCTGGAACAAATTGCGCGAGGAAGTTGCTTTCCTCGAAGGCCGCCCGCCGTCGTACGAGCAACTGCGTAATTTGACATATGTGAAATTCTGCCTAAATGAAT CTCTTCGCCTCCACCCCGTTGTGCAAGCAAATTTGCGCTTTGCCAACACGGATACAGTACTTCCGCGCGGCGGTGGGCCAGACGGCAAATCGCCTGTTTTCGTGCCAAAGGGCTCGATTGTTGCCTATCATGTCTATGCTCTTCACCGTCGTGAAGAATTTTTCGGCCCGGATGCAAACGACTTCCGGCCTGAACGTTGGGCTGAGATCCGTCCTGGATGGGAGTACTTGCCATTCAACGGGGGTCCACGAATTTGCGTTGGCCAACAGTATGCACTGACGGAGGCAGGGTATGTCACGGTTCGGCTAGCCCAGAAGTTCTCTGTGCTTGAAAGCAGGGATCCAGGGCCGTGGGTGGAGGAGTATGCACTGACCGTTTGTTCAAGGAATGGGACGAAGGTGGCATTGAGATGA
- a CDS encoding uncharacterized protein (COG:S;~EggNog:ENOG410Q25R), which translates to MSHRLFILVYRGDPLDYSEYRHTALYVQFASQKRSILHILGTQGLYRYVEYPGADPMELGDLVRAVPVTDLSVSVEEDDIRETVARTPVRNGYLDLEWNCQHWVGDALARLVDRGWVADTERADAIDKMTDACLEARDDQLLDAQ; encoded by the coding sequence ATGTCTCACAGACTCTTTATCCTCGTTTACAGAGGCGATCCCCTCGATTACAGCGAATACCGACACACGGCTCTGTACGTGCAATTCGCATCACAAAAACGCAGCATCCTCCATATTCTAGGTACCCAGGGTCTCTATAGATATGTGGAATACCCTGGGGCTGATCCGATGGAACTTGGGGATTTGGTGCGTGCGGTGCCGGTGACGGATTTGTCGGTCTccgttgaggaagatgatattcGGGAGACGGTGGCACGAACGCCGGTGCGCAATGGGTATTTGGATTTGGAGTGGAACTGCCAGCACTGGGTGGGGGATGCCTTGGCCAGATTGGTGGACAGAGGTTGGGTCGCAGACACGGAGCGGGCGGATGCAATCGATAAGATGACCGATGCTTGCTTGGAGGCCCGTGATGACCAGCTGCTCGATGCTCAGTGA
- a CDS encoding uncharacterized protein (COG:S;~EggNog:ENOG410PRVU): protein MSSSGKDFSYKGSGTNSQGNHWCSRDYGSGSSNSNSYHYSNSDGSYYYSNPNGSTYYNNGSGGSTYTPPSGNGGSTGKK, encoded by the exons aTGTCCAGCTCCGGAAAGGACTTCAGCTACAAGGGCTCCGGCACCAACAGCCAG GGAAATCACTGGTGCTCCCGCGACTACGGATCTGGAAGCTCTAACTCGAACTCTTACCACTATTCGAACAG TGACGGctcttactactactccaacCCCAATGGAAGTACCTACTACAACAACGGAAGTGGTGGTTCGACCTATACTCCTCCCAGCGGAAACGGTGGCTCGACCGGAAAGAAATAA
- the ASPERGILLOPEPSIN2_1 gene encoding A4/G1 family peptidase (COG:S;~EggNog:ENOG410PNBI;~InterPro:IPR038656,IPR000250,IPR013320;~MEROPS:MER0001321;~PFAM:PF01828;~SECRETED:SignalP(1-18);~go_function: GO:0004190 - aspartic-type endopeptidase activity [Evidence IEA];~go_process: GO:0006508 - proteolysis [Evidence IEA]) produces the protein MKFSAILTGSLFATAALAAPLTEKRRARKEARAAAKRHSNPPYIPGSDKEILKLNGTSNEKYSSNWAGAVLIGDDYTKVTGEFTVPSVSAGSSGSSGYGGGYGYWKNKRQSEEYCASAWVGIDGDTCETAILQTGVDFCYEDGQTSYEAWYEWYPDYAYNFDSLSISEGDQIKVTVEATSKSSGSATVENLTTGQSVSHTFSGNVEGDLCETNAEWIVEDFESGDSLVAFADFGSVTFTNAEATSGGSTVGPSDATIMDIEQDSTVLTETSVSGDSVTVKYV, from the coding sequence ATGAAGTTCTCTGCTATCCTTACCGGCTCCCTCTTTGCCACTGCCGCTCTGGCTGCTCCTCTCACTGAGAAGCGCCGTGCTCGCAAGGAGGCCCGCGCCGCTGCCAAGCGCCACAGCAACCCTCCCTACATCCCCGGTTCCGACAAGGAGATCCTCAAGCTGAACGGCACCTCTAACGAGAAGTACAGCTCCAACTGGGCTGGTGCCGTTCTGATCGGCGATGACTACACCAAGGTCACTGGCGAGTTCACTGTCCCCAGTGTCTCTGCTGGCTCTAGCGGCTCCAGTGGCTACGGTGGTGGCTACGGCTactggaagaacaagagacaGTCCGAGGAGTACTGTGCCTCCGCTTGGGTTGGTATCGACGGTGACACTTGCGAGACCGCTATTCTCCAGACTGGTGTCGACTTCTGCTACGAGGATGGCCAGACTTCCTACGAGGCCTGGTATGAGTGGTACCCCGACTACGCCTACAACTTTGACagcctctccatctccgaggGTGACCAGATCAAGGTCACTGTCGAGGCCACCAGCAAGAGCAGCGGTAGCGCCACCGTTGAGAACCTGACCACTGGTCAGTCCGTCAGCCACACCTTCAGCGGCAACGTCGAGGGTGACCTTTGCGAGACCAACGCCGAGTGGATTGTTGAGGACTTCGAGTCTGGTGACTCCCTTGTTGCTTTCGCTGACTTCGGCTCCGTTACCTTCACCAATGCTGAGGCCACCAGCGGCGGCTCTACTGTCGGTCCCTCTGACGCCACCATCATGGACATCGAGCAGGACAGCACCGTCCTCACCGAGACTTCCGTCTCTGGCGACAGCGTCACTGTCAAATACGTCTAA